The sequence TTCCTCTGGAGTTTATCTTGTTAACAAAACTACTGCTCACCTTAGCCGTCATCATTATGGCGATATTGCTGCTCGTTAAGCGTAAGCCTGGCGCGCTTCAAGTGACAGTGTCAGATGCGCCTGTGTCGCTAAGTTTATGGCGCCGTTATGGAATGAGTGGGGCATTTTTGTTACTGGGACTTTGCTTGTTAAGCTACAGTGTATGGTACTGGCGCGATCAGCACAAAGTGGTGACAGTGACCATTGTGTCTCCATCGGGTGAACATTCTGGCATTTATCATGCCCGTAAAGGCGATATCTCAGAAGCTAAGATGGTCACGGTTGAGGGCGTGCATATTCGCTTCTCAAATGCCGAGCGGTTGGAGATCTTGGAAGACTAAAACAGATTTATTTTATGAATTTATCGCTCCCGCCTTTTCATTACTAAGTTATGCGTTAAACTAGCGACAATTTTTTAGCCTGCACTTAAGTGGACTTTTAGCTTAAGTTTTTTTCAGGAGGACACATGATTACTGCCTACATCTATGAAAACCGTCAGTTGACGGTGACTGAGATTAACATTCAAGACAGTATTCCGGCGTCGACCATATGGTTGGATCTTTATAAACCTGATGATGCAGAGCGAGAATGGTTAAGTCATTTTTCTGTTGAAGAAGTGCCTGACGAAGAAGATATCAATGAGATTGAGGCTTCGGCGCGTTTTTATCAAAACAGCGACGGTTTGCATATCAACTCTTTATTCCCACAGCGAGTGGGCCAAGATGTGCGTGGGGTGAACGTTTCCTTTAACCTACGTACCAATTTCCTACTGACCATTCGTGAAGAAGATGTCGGACTTATCCGCCTCTTACGTAACTATTTGCGTTTGGGGCGGCTAGAAGTTTCTACGCCCCAGGAATTATTTCTCGAACTATTTAACTTAAAAGTGGATTACCTCTCCGACTTGATCGAGGACGTGTATACCGTACTTGAAAATGTTGGCGAGCAGGTTTTCGACAGCGAAGAACTCGATGATGTGTTCAAGCTGATTACGCTGCAGGAGGACTCGAACGGGAAAATTCGTTTAAGTTTACTCGATACCCAGCGTTCATTACGCTATATGCAGCGGTACTACCGCGGTCAATTGTCTGATGAGCATTTAAAAGACTTACGTGAGATGCTCTCGGATATCGAGTCTTTAATGCCTCACAGCCAGTTTATTTTCGACAAGTTAAACTTCTTGCTGGACGCTGCGATGGGTTTCAGTGGATTGCAGCAGAATAAGATCATCAAAATCTTCTCGGTTGCGGCCGTAGTCTTTCTTCCGCCGACACTGATTGCGAGTAGTTACGGGATGAACTTTAACGGTATGCCTGAGTTGCAATGGCAATATGGTTATCCTATGGCGATTTTAATGATGCTCGCGAGTGCCGCGGGAACCTATTTCTTCTTTAAACGTAAACACTGGCTTTAATTAAGTGCCTGATTTAAATAGAAAGTAAAAAGCCGGAGTCTCTCCTGCTTTTTACTGATGTTTTACTTGCGGCTATCACCCCCAAAGTAATAACTGACACGTTCCCGTGGGTTGAGGTATTCGTGTACTTTTTCAGGTAAAGCTGCAGCGGGGAGGCAGCGCACAATACTGATCCCTTCGACTTCAAGATCGACGATAGGCGCTTGATCTTTAGGCACTAATGCATCGTAAACGAGGATTTTAGGGCAGAGTAGTTTTTGCAAGTTAACCGACATCACCATGGCATATTGGCCGCTAGATAATTCCACCACACTTCCCGGCGGATAAATACCCAACATTTTGATCATTTTGCCAATATATTCCTGATTTAATTTCGTTTTATATTGCTTATACAAATGTCCTAATGCGGCGTAGGGCATACGTGCTTTACCCTGGTTACTGGGATAACAAAGGGAGTCATATTCATTCACGACCGCTAATAATTGGGATATCTTATCAAGGTCCGCCTCCTTTAACCCTTTGGGATAACCACTGCCATCAAGAAACTCATGGTGGTTAATGATCGCAGGGAGTGCGGCTTCAGGGAAATTGTCTGCCAGCTTGAGTAAATCAATCCCAAGTAGAGGATGCTGCTTAATAAAATTAAGCTCGGGTGCAGACCAAGGTGTGGTTTTTTTCAAAATTTGCGGGGGTACTTTGAGTTTTCCCACATCATGAAACAGAGCGCTTAAGCCGACTAATTCGATTTCACTACGGTCCCATTCCATCTCTTTGGCAATCAGCATGGAGAGGATGGAGACATTTAATGAATGATAATAAATGCTTTCATCCTGCTTGGCATCACTCATTAAATGCAGCACTAGATTGTCTGAGGTTAAGAGTTGTTCCACCATACTTTGAACTAACACCTTGGCATCATCAACGGCATTCAATGGCCGATTGCGTAGCTTAGAGATCAGACTGCGCATCATGGCGACTGAGCGAGTGAAATTTTGCTCAGTTTTATGAATATCTCGGCGAAGTTTCTTTTGTACTTCAATTTGTTCAGCCTTGTAGATATCCATATTATTTTTAAGATCATGGAGTTCAGGGCTGGGAGGCAGTGTTATGGGGTTAACCGCTTCAGGATTTAAGGGGGCGATTTCACTGCGCTCTAAATCGACGATAACGTGTTCAATACCAAGATTTTTAATTAATTCAATTTGCGCAGCCTGTTTAATGTGAAAGCTACTGAATAAAAAAGGATGATCTTTCCAGGCAACGGGTAAACGCACAAAATTCCCTACCTGTAATTGATGAACTGAGACTTTACAGCTTTTTTTCATATTTTTGTTATCGCGAAGCTAATGAAGTTATTTTATCCCCAGACAACCTGAAGATTCAGAGATCAGCGGGAGTTTAACGCACTTTAGGCAAAGCGGCTATTTGCAGACCTCATGGGCTGAGTTAAAAATAACCAATCCAACGTATAGTGCGTTACCACGTGTTAACATTTACTGCCGGTAGAGAGTGACTAAGGCGCTCTACTTCCGTTTTGCATCAATTCAAAAGGTGGTCGGCATTCTGTTATTGATGCAGCTTTACAATTACTTAACTAACATGTCAGCATAGTAAGAGTAGAAAATAGCCAAAGCATCGAGCATATATGGATTTTATCGAAGTATACCCTAATGCAATACCTGATGATCTATGTGATCGTCTCATTCTTGCGTTTGAAAAGCACTCTGGCGTCGTTGATGGGCAAACTGGCAATGGTGTTGACCTTGAAAAAAAGATCAGTCGAGATCTTACATTAGATAATTTCACCGATTTACAGCCTCTTAAAAATGAATTGTTATCTTACACTCTTAAGGGAACGGCAGACTATTTTAGCCAATATGCAATGGCGCTAATGGGAGCAGTGGCGGTTTCTGTCAGTGATGAGCAAGGTCAAGCGGTTACCTTAACACCAAGCAATTTTGAGCGTTTAGGTAAGCCTAGAGCGGAGGCATTAGTCAAATATTTATACCGTAGTGGCAGTATTAATATTCAAAAATATCAAAAGAATAAAGGTGGATATCCCCACTGGCATTCGGAGCAATTCCCCCAACTAAGCCACAATGAAGCCTTACACCGTGTGGTGCTCTATATGTTTTATTTAAACGATGTGGAGGAGGGGGGGGAGACCGAGTTTTATTACCAGCAACGTAAGATTTCGCCTAAAAAAGGCACAATGGTGATTGCGCCAGCAGGCTTTACCCATTCCCACCGCGGCAATATGCCTATTAGTAATGATAAATACATTGCCACCTCTTGGGTGATGTTTAATCGGGCCGAGCAGCTATATGCTGTTTATGCATAAAATGGTCAGGCAGGGATGGTAATCCTGAATAGTGCGCCTTCTAAATGGCTTTCCTCTATTTTCAGGCTTCCACCATAGCTACTGACAATTTCATCACATACGGCTAAACCAATCCCTTGTCCTGGGGATTGGGTGTCGGCTCTCACGCCCCGTTGAATGATTTTTTGCCGCAATTGCTCTTCTACGCCTGGGCCATCATCTTCGACGATTAACTCAAAATCACCCTGCTCATTAAAATGTGCCGTCACCTGTACTTGGCTAATACATAATCTAAAGGCGTTTTCCATTAAATTGCCGCAAAGTTCCATCAAATCGCCTTTATTGCCAGGAAACAATAAATTAGCCGAAATGTTGGCTTTAAATTGTACTTGTTTATCGCGGTAAATCTTAAATAGCATTTGTGCGAGTTGTTCAACAAGTGGCGCAATGGGGGTGTGTTCTTGCTTTAACCCTTGGCGACCTAACATGGCGCGTTTTAGTTGATATTTAACCAGTTGATCCATTTGGCTGATCTGCTCCATGATTTTTTCATTGGCAGATTGTTTATTGAGACTTGTGTCGTCGGTAATGGCATGAACGGCGGCGAGGCGAGTTTTCAAGCTGTGTGCCAGATCATTCATTGCATTCTGATAGCGTTGCTGTTGAGCGCTCGATTGTTGTAATAGCTGGTTAAGCGCTTGAGTTACCCCTTCGAGTTCAACGGGATAGCCTTCAGACAGAGATTTCGTCTTACCTTGGTTAATCGACTGAAGTTCATTTTGCATTCTGACGAGCGGGCGCATCCCCCAATACGCGGCACTAACCAGTAAAATAAGGGCTAATGCGAGCACCATCGCAAGACGGATATAGGTACGTTTACTGAATTTACTATATTCCTGCTCCAGTTTAGCGGCATCTTTCATCACCAGCAGATTGTAATGCACGCCTGCGATTTCAACCGCGAGCAAATACACAAAGTAACCTCTGTCATCTGCCATAGTGAGGTAATAGGGCGGAGAGTCGTTACGGATTTCGTTAAATCGTTCGCAGGTATCGAATAGGCCACGGTCGACGGCGAGGGATGAGGTCCATACTTGTTTAAACTTTTCATCACAACTAGCAATCACATAGCGTTCTTGCTTGTTGTTTTCCTCTAACCAAGCACTGGTATCGGGGATGAGATCATGCTCCCTCAGTTCGGCGGCGACTTGAGGAATTTCGGCGATGAGCTGGGCGGTTTCTTCGTTATAACTATTTTGAGCATGCAGAACGTTCACCATCCATGCGAGGCCAAACCCCACTAAGGTGATGATGGATAGCGAGGTGAGAAACATCCGCGTGAGTAGACGTTTCTTAAACTTGAGTCTTAGTTGCATGGCAGATTGAATTTATATCCTTGGCCACGGATTGTCGCTATCGGATTATCTATTCCATCGCGGGTCAGTTTTTTACGTAAACGGCTCACCATGACTTCAATAGTATTTGGGTCGCCTTCTTTGTCGCCATAGATCACATCTAGCAGCCGCTGCTTTGCTACTACCTCGTGGCAATGGCGCATTAAATATTCGAGGATAAGATACTCAAAGGCGGTGACTTCCATGATGTCATTACCGAGGGTCACTTGTTTAGCGGCAAGATCGAGTTTTAACTCACCACTGGTAATAACAGGTTTGACAAACCCTGCGCTGCGTCTGACCAAGGCATCAAGCCTTGCAACAAGTTCTTCTTTTTGGAAGGGTTTAACTAAGTAATCGTCTGCGCCCGCATTGAGGCCTTCAACTTTATCTTGCCAATTCACCCTCGCCGTGAGGATAAGAATGGGGGCTTTAACGCCTTCTTCACGTAATTGCTGGATAAGGCTGATACCATCTTGATCGGGTAAACCTAAATCGACAATCGCGACATCTATGGGATAATTGGTTGCTTGGAAGAATCCTTCCTTGGCAGTGAGGGCAACTTGAACTTGGTTGCCCAAGTCACTTAGTTGTACTTTTAGATGGTGGGATAAAATAAGATCATCTTCAACAACCAAAATTCTCATAATACTCATGCCTTAATTTCGACTGGGCTCAGTGTACGCAAAATATACGTGGGAGCCAAATATTGTCTTATCTTAGCCACAAGGAACTTAACCTCGGCTGACCAAGGTTCATCAATGTCGAAAATAAGTACTAATCTATTGTCTTTAAAGTCATTATCTTTAAAGCATATTTTGGTGGCTATTAGGCCTTAGCATAAGTACTTTTCGCTCTGCGCCAGATGTCGTTGGCGCTCCACACCGCTCCTAAACTAAAAAGCATTACGCTACCCATGATGAGCGCAAGTCTTAACCAAGGCGCGCCGTGGGAGATCCGCATCTGTATGGCATCAATTGCTGTGGTGCTCCAAACGATGATAACGCTGATACACAAAACGGCTTGCAGCAGACGAATGACAAGTGGGTGTTTAATGAGTAAGCCAAGAGGCGCTAATGCAAAAATACTGGTGAACACGAGTTGGTCGTACCGTAAAAAATGTGCGCTTAACAGCCAAAAGGCGACAATAATCCAACTCACTCTCCACCACATAATATTCTCCAATAACAATTTTGATGTGGGCTAATATAGCGACATTTAAAGGACTATTCTATTTGCTTGTTCACAAAACAACGATTTGACGATATTCAATCATAAGCAAGCCCAACAACGTTGGGCTTGGAGGATAAACATTAACCATAAATTATAAGGACATTTTTAATCTATTTTATGGACTTGTTCATCGAAGCTAGGAGCAATTTTGCCTGCTTGAGTATTGTTAAATACAGTTTCATTAAATTCGCCTTCTGATTTCGCGATAATGACTGTGGCCACACAATCGCCGGTGACGTTAACCGCGGTACGCACCATATCCAGCAGTCGATCAACACCAATAATTAGGGCAATACCTTCAACGGGGAGGCCAACTTGGTTAAGTACCATAGCCAACATAATTAACCCAACACCAGGGACTCCGGCGGTGCCAATAGAGGCTAAAGTGGCTGTGACAATCACCGCTGCGTAATCGGTAAGCGATAATTCAATACCAAATACTTGGGCGATAAATACCGTAGCTACACCTTGCATAATCGCAGTACCATCCATGTTAATGGTTGCGCCTAATGGCAGGGTAAAAGAGGCAATTTTATTGTCGACACCGAGTCTGTGTTCAGAAGCTTCAATGGTAATAGGTAAGGTTGCGTTAGAGCTGGCAGTTGAAAAAGCAAACAGCTGCACATCGCGCATTTTACGGATGAAAATCAGCGGATTTAATCCAGAAAATGCTTTAAGTAAGATTGAATAGGTCACAAAATTATGAATAAGTAGCAGAGTAAGTACAAGGAAGAAGTATTTAACGACACTGCCAAAGGTTTCTAAACCTAAGGTCAAGGCTAATTTTGCCATCAGTGCAAACACACCATAGGGCGCTAACTGC comes from Shewanella oneidensis MR-1 and encodes:
- a CDS encoding 2OG-Fe(II) oxygenase; translation: MDFIEVYPNAIPDDLCDRLILAFEKHSGVVDGQTGNGVDLEKKISRDLTLDNFTDLQPLKNELLSYTLKGTADYFSQYAMALMGAVAVSVSDEQGQAVTLTPSNFERLGKPRAEALVKYLYRSGSINIQKYQKNKGGYPHWHSEQFPQLSHNEALHRVVLYMFYLNDVEEGGETEFYYQQRKISPKKGTMVIAPAGFTHSHRGNMPISNDKYIATSWVMFNRAEQLYAVYA
- a CDS encoding HD-GYP domain-containing protein; the protein is MKKSCKVSVHQLQVGNFVRLPVAWKDHPFLFSSFHIKQAAQIELIKNLGIEHVIVDLERSEIAPLNPEAVNPITLPPSPELHDLKNNMDIYKAEQIEVQKKLRRDIHKTEQNFTRSVAMMRSLISKLRNRPLNAVDDAKVLVQSMVEQLLTSDNLVLHLMSDAKQDESIYYHSLNVSILSMLIAKEMEWDRSEIELVGLSALFHDVGKLKVPPQILKKTTPWSAPELNFIKQHPLLGIDLLKLADNFPEAALPAIINHHEFLDGSGYPKGLKEADLDKISQLLAVVNEYDSLCYPSNQGKARMPYAALGHLYKQYKTKLNQEYIGKMIKMLGIYPPGSVVELSSGQYAMVMSVNLQKLLCPKILVYDALVPKDQAPIVDLEVEGISIVRCLPAAALPEKVHEYLNPRERVSYYFGGDSRK
- a CDS encoding sensor histidine kinase, which produces MQLRLKFKKRLLTRMFLTSLSIITLVGFGLAWMVNVLHAQNSYNEETAQLIAEIPQVAAELREHDLIPDTSAWLEENNKQERYVIASCDEKFKQVWTSSLAVDRGLFDTCERFNEIRNDSPPYYLTMADDRGYFVYLLAVEIAGVHYNLLVMKDAAKLEQEYSKFSKRTYIRLAMVLALALILLVSAAYWGMRPLVRMQNELQSINQGKTKSLSEGYPVELEGVTQALNQLLQQSSAQQQRYQNAMNDLAHSLKTRLAAVHAITDDTSLNKQSANEKIMEQISQMDQLVKYQLKRAMLGRQGLKQEHTPIAPLVEQLAQMLFKIYRDKQVQFKANISANLLFPGNKGDLMELCGNLMENAFRLCISQVQVTAHFNEQGDFELIVEDDGPGVEEQLRQKIIQRGVRADTQSPGQGIGLAVCDEIVSSYGGSLKIEESHLEGALFRITIPA
- a CDS encoding dicarboxylate/amino acid:cation symporter, with product MATSLQNKLGLTSKILIGMATGIIFGLILRNLFPDSIFIKDYITDGFLHVIGTIFISSLKMLVVPLVFISLVCGTCSLSEPSKLGRLGGKTLAFYLFTTVLALVLAVFAAVIVHPGDATLANEKLNYVAKEAPSFAQVIIDMMPTNPVQAMSEGNMLQIIIFAVIFGFAIAHLGERGNRIAQLFDDLNNVIMRVVTLVMQLAPYGVFALMAKLALTLGLETFGSVVKYFFLVLTLLLIHNFVTYSILLKAFSGLNPLIFIRKMRDVQLFAFSTASSNATLPITIEASEHRLGVDNKIASFTLPLGATINMDGTAIMQGVATVFIAQVFGIELSLTDYAAVIVTATLASIGTAGVPGVGLIMLAMVLNQVGLPVEGIALIIGVDRLLDMVRTAVNVTGDCVATVIIAKSEGEFNETVFNNTQAGKIAPSFDEQVHKID
- the corA gene encoding magnesium/cobalt transporter CorA, yielding MITAYIYENRQLTVTEINIQDSIPASTIWLDLYKPDDAEREWLSHFSVEEVPDEEDINEIEASARFYQNSDGLHINSLFPQRVGQDVRGVNVSFNLRTNFLLTIREEDVGLIRLLRNYLRLGRLEVSTPQELFLELFNLKVDYLSDLIEDVYTVLENVGEQVFDSEELDDVFKLITLQEDSNGKIRLSLLDTQRSLRYMQRYYRGQLSDEHLKDLREMLSDIESLMPHSQFIFDKLNFLLDAAMGFSGLQQNKIIKIFSVAAVVFLPPTLIASSYGMNFNGMPELQWQYGYPMAILMMLASAAGTYFFFKRKHWL
- a CDS encoding response regulator, whose amino-acid sequence is MRILVVEDDLILSHHLKVQLSDLGNQVQVALTAKEGFFQATNYPIDVAIVDLGLPDQDGISLIQQLREEGVKAPILILTARVNWQDKVEGLNAGADDYLVKPFQKEELVARLDALVRRSAGFVKPVITSGELKLDLAAKQVTLGNDIMEVTAFEYLILEYLMRHCHEVVAKQRLLDVIYGDKEGDPNTIEVMVSRLRKKLTRDGIDNPIATIRGQGYKFNLPCN